The Buteo buteo chromosome 3, bButBut1.hap1.1, whole genome shotgun sequence genomic sequence cttgcagctgtttggttttattgtGCTGTGATTTggtattcaaaataaaacaaacttggAGTTATGAAAAAATATACAGGAAGTTTGGTGAAAAGTAATGATGAGAAAAGTACCATATAAAGTATTTTCACATGTATCTTGATTTTCATAATGCTGGCCTTCTaggagacaaaatgaaaaactaaaatgaataTTCATGCTCCAACTAGTTAGGAAAAGTATCCCCAAATTGTTGTCCTTATACATTGAAAATTCCTATATTGATAGAAGGAAGacagtaaaaattatttgcctCTTTACCTTGAACAAGctattgaaatttaaaaaaagagtgtgAAGATATGGCACTGATGTTTTAAGTTCTGGAATCTGATATCGTCAATtaaatctttctgcttttatgttTCCTGTAGGAGGGCAGCTTTGGTGTACCACGACCAAGGCCATCTCAGAGGGTGAAGAGCTGATTGCCTTTGTTGTAGATTTTGACTCAAGGCTGCAAGCTGCTAGTCAGATGACTCTCACAGAAGGGATGTATCCTGCACGCCTGCTGGACTCAATACAATTGCTCCCGCAACAAGCTGCCATGGCATCTATTTTGCCTACGGCTATTGTGAATAGTAAGTCATGAATACTATTCTCTGgcgtttttttaaaacagcagtaCTTTGAGGCATATGTGAAGACCTAATACAGTGCTAGTGAATTCAAGACCACAGATACCACATGACTTAATACCCAGAGCTCGAAGCCTGCTTTTGTTCCACCATCGTTTCAGATGAACTCACAGACataaaaggaggaagaagagccGTTTGGCGGCTGGGGTCTGCAAGAGCCTCAGCCAAAGTATCTGCCCTGCCCTCATGTGGAGGTTCTGTGATCTGCTCCCAGAGGCAATAGGATCAGAAACTTAAAAAAGCAGATAAGACAGGCCTGTTAGCTCACAAAgtccagcctctgctgctcaAGTAAGCTTGTTGCTTACAGCTGCAGCTTCTGGTAATAATTCATGATActcaatggaaagaaagaacacaTCTCTTCAGTGGCTGTTTCAAAATGCAGTGGAGATCATGCCTTATAGCAGCCCTGATTTACTGTAGTATCTCCACTCAGCGTGGCTATCCAAGAATGTTTTTAGGTCCTCTGGCCATCAATAGACCCTATCATGGACAAAATACAGCATGTAATTAAGTGCTGTCTTTAGAGAGGAGGGACATGAGTACATAAGTCAGTTCCTGAAGTGGGACAATTCAGcttgaattaatttcatttctttaactttttcttaTTACTGCTTTTTACATCCCTAGTCCCTCATCCTCCTAAGTACTTTTCTAATACGTTAGCTGTTACTGTAGTCCTCACCAGTCATCACTTAGACCTATTGCACATCCTTGGTTCTCAGCAATTCGTAAGCCTGTGCATTTAGATCCCATGTTGGAGCACTTCCCTGTGCTTCCCGTGGTTTCTAAGTATTGTAATTAGATATAGTGAActactgaacacagtatttcagGTGTGAATACACATTCAAACACATGATCTGCCACTCAGGCTCACACCAAATAACGCTATGTCTTGAACAGTCATACCATCTTCAAGCTCCTCAGACAGGACTAGTTAAAATATCTGTGGTAACatatttcattctgtgttttcctttttttttttttttaagtaattgcttattttctgtgtaaacaATCTTGATAGCTACACATTTATTGTCAGCCTGTTTTAAAAGATAAACCTTAAAATGTCTAAGTCATCCAAGTCCTCCCTTCCAGAGAGTAAGTTGGCAGCAACCTCAAGCCCTTTATCAAAGCACATTCATTTTTACCCCCAGCAGTGGGGCTACTGTGAGCTGACATACCTTTTCACAGAACCAGCAATTAGCACTGTACAGGACCTTTCCAAAAGAAGGTGTCAGAAGCCCCTAAAATGGACCACCAAGTTACCACAGTTAGGGCAGACCAGTGTTTATAGCCAGCAGCTGCAAGGGAGCCACCAGGGAGGGAATTACCTAGCCTAAAGGGCAGAGACTCATTCACAGCTTGTTTCAGCTGAGGATGTATTTTTGTGCAAATCTACATGAGGCCAACTCTGGGCTTTGGCAAAGTAGTCAGATTTCTATAGCGTCAGATTTCTGGAAACACCTTTGCTGCAAGCACTGCCTTTTGCAGAGCCCTGGAAAGCCGCACAGGTCATTGCCACTTCTGCTGCTAAGAGTCTAACTTTACAGTGCGTCAGCTCTTGCTATACAGGCTTAGCAGCAACTTGGAGTAACCTTTGTACCCCTAACTCCAGGAGGTTGCTAAAGTAGCAAGTCTTGCTGTCCAGAAATTTCCACCTCGGTTCTGACTCTGCCTCTCACCAGGCAGGGCTGTTTGAACATTTCATTGTTGAGTTGGTGAAATTCAGTTTCTTCAGTAAAGTCTCGAGCTAGATTGAGTCCAGTAATATGCTGAATGCATCTCTAGATTTGTAGTGAGACAGGTCTTAACCATTCTTTTGCTagatctctgaaaaaaatcagtttctagaAAAAATAAGTgttgtaggggtttttttatgtttcctaacattttctatttgaaaaatcagaattttattATATCCCTTGCCTCATTCAGCTTGAACTTGAATGTTTCATTTCCTGaattaattcatttaaatatttggaaaCTATCCATTGAaacaaattgaaatattttgctcttaaagaattaaaatattaacttcAAATAGCCTTTATCTATTTTGCATTGCTTTAGGGGAGTAATAGTTTCAGATCCCATCTCTATACATTGTTTTCCCTGGAATTCCATCCTCTCAGTATGTAAAACTTCTCAAATTAATTTCCTCTGCATGGCGAGTAACAGGAGTCACATATTCACCATGCATAACTGGAGCTACGGACTGTCCAGGCCATCTAGCCCATAGGAAATAAAGATGGCTGGAAGTCAAATTCATTAAGTAATCAGAAAGATAAATTCTGTGATGGAAGGCAGTCAAATGAATTCGAATGACATGTTGCCCATATCAGAATTTCCTATTACTACTTTTGGACTTTCTCTTCTGTGGAAACCTCAACGGTTCaactttttaaaaccatttgaagccaaaaacaaatgctgaaatgtCAGCTTTCACATGAGATGGACATTTCAAATGATGCAAGCTGTATCAGTAATGTTTTTGTAGTGGTGTATACTGGAATACTAACTGCTCCATTAAATGTTTGTGTCTTAAATTCATGCACAATTATTCAGTggcaaagggaaaaatagaaaCTGGTAGTGTTCAAAATATTCTATGCAAATTCACGAGCAGAAAAATAGACAAGCATTAGCAATGCAGTCAGAGAAGCAAACTCAGCAGTGTAAATTTTGGCTGCATTTGTAGATATTTAACAAATAAAAGACTCATCCATTTCAATGGGTTGGAGTCTTCAATTTTGTTCTCCCGAGGGATTGGAACAGTCCTATACACAGTATTTGTAATTAAACATAAATTGTCATGAAAGATAATGAATTACATCATCAGCTACACATGCCGTTATTTTCAGAGCAGCCAACCATTCTTCAAGACTAAGTTAATTACAATCACTAGCAGCTTTTTGCATTCTGAAGTCGGTGGGAGTTTTGATGTTGACCAAGATGTGTTTTGATGTTGACTGCAATTGCCCATTCTCTGATCCTGAGGTCAGCTGGGACAGTCTGGCTGCACTCATAATTTTATCCTCTCTTAGTCTCAAAAACAGGTGAGAAGTGTCCAAACCCGTTTCAGGGAATGATCCTAGGCCCATGGTAACTCCTGAACTGTATGCAGGAATGGGGAAGGTGTTAATTGACTTAAGCTAAAAGTGTGGAAGGGACCATTCTCATGATTTAGCATTATAAACAAGAAGTTCCAGTGCTCTAGTCTGGACCTTGTCGCTGTTTAATTTACTGGTGTAAATGTACCCTAAAGGGCTGGGATTTCTTCCTTGTTCTTACTAATAGAATGGCAAGTTCAACTTTCAGAAAGATCAAACAGGTCTTTTGTCCAAGACAGTTACGCAACATGCACTGTGTAGGTATCCTTCTGATGGGATATTAAGAACCAAATATGTCTGCTTTGTGTAAATACACAGTATTCATTATTACTCTTCATGTGAGTAAAGTATATAGCCTTCAGTACACAATCAAATTATCTActccctctgctgctgggaagcaCTCTGTGCAACCTCTGCATTGCCTTCCCCTCAGAGAGGGTGCTGACACTTTGGGAtagaagacaatgaaaaattGCATTATTCTTAGCAAATATCCCTTTTGCATAGTGAAGAGTGGAACAGTAACAATTTACCAAAAACAAGAGGACAAAAGTACATCAGAAATTTTAACTTCTAGTATTAATAACAACAGGAACGCAGGAAATAAACATGCTGCTTAGTATAATATTACATTCAACACTGTAGGATCTTAAGGAAACATAATCCAGCGTGGCTTCCTGGATATGAGAGCAACAGGATTTTACAGTAAGAACTGCATAAGCATTCTGAAAATATACATTCTTTAGAATGATCTGCAATTAGCACTCAAAAATTCCAAGGCCCACCCAATGCTGGAAAGACTtctgcacacagaaaaaaaaaaaagcacaattgAAAGATGTCACCTATTGAGTAGTGATTTACTGGAAATACAGCTTAGTTCTTGACTTAGTACTGCATATTCACAACaaacaattaatttaatttcattttttaaataattacatgCCAAAAACTTGTAGCTGTTTTCTCTAGTAACTTTTTAATATCtccttttgaaagaaacagctgTCTCCCACGTTCAGTCTCTCACCTGCAAGTGACATTTTAATAAACCCATGGCtctcttttcagtattttattaaataagcaTGCGTTTAATGGGGAAGTGAGGGGAATTAATCCAGCTGTGTTAATTGGTTGACACCGAGTGTACCATGGCTAACCTGCACCTGGTTATATTTGCTTGTAGAGGACATATTCCCTTGCAAATCCTGTGGCATTTGGTATCGAAGTGAGCGGAACCTGCAGGCCCATCTCATGTATTACTGCAGTGGGAGGCAAAGAGAGGGGCCTCAGCTGTCAGAGGAGAACGAAGATAGTTCTCAGCAGATATCCAGTGTCTGCCCCTTTCCGCAGTGCACCAAAAGTTTTTCTAATGCAAGAGCTCTGGAAATGCACCTAAATTCTCACAGTGGTAAGTACCATGTATTTTCCTGTATCATCTTCTAGATTTAGTTATTTGAAGAATTATTCACTATAGACATTCAGTGGATCAATGACTCTCCAAATATATGCAAGCATTGGGTGTAGATACTACCAAAATGTCAACAGTTTCTGACCTGTGTTCTACGCCAAGCACCTCTCCCAGGTAACCAGTGTCATTTCTTTTATCTACTGATGCTCGTTTGAATGCTGTCTCTCTCTtaatgtatgtatacacacatacacacagcatttctttactgGTGAAGGTACACTCAGGAATCCAGACACAGTTagactgctgctgcttggtCTCTGAGAAATTCAATCAATTACTTCAGGATTCCATCCAACAAATGAGAGTCTGCTAGACTACAATCTCTACCTACCCTGTTTTGATGCTCATCGGAGAAATACACACCACCAGACAGCAAGTTCTTCTGAAATAAGATCTTGGGGTCCTAGAGTAGGCTTCTTAGGCAGGAGGATTTAAGGACCAGGCTCCAGAACTCTGTGTGCTTTTCCCAGGACACCTGTTTCATATAAACTTCTTGTTGCATAACAAtattcttttccctccttctaAATATAAAACGGGGATagtattttctttgtccttGTTGTTAAATTATAACACTAGATATACAGAAAGTGGGATTACAAAATTCCTGAGATTAAAAATTGAACTCAGCAGGAATCTTATCTCCCTCCCTGAAGGTCCTTTGAGTGTGCTGTTTGAATTTGTTTTGAGTTAGGGCTGGAAACACAAATTTTGAGTTTGCAGAACATTCTGTATTGGAGTTTTCAGTAGCAGAGAAAACCTACAAATAAGAAAGACCGCAGTGTCAGATTATGGCTGTGTTGGCTGTCTAGTGTACAGAGCTGTGTCTGGAAAGAGGCGAGGGCCCTGCAGGAGTTCCTGATCCTCCTGTTAAATGGATGGAGTCTAAAGGACACTACTGTGTGCTTTATTCAGAGAAGAAAGCCTTATTCGGCTGCAGTGTAAAAACTCCTGGAGGAGTGGGAATCTACTCTGCGGACTtggtgaaatgaaaaatgttcctCTGATACTTGGGCAGCAATTACAAATTTAGAAAGCATCATGTTGCCTTGGAGGAGTTTGGTACCTCCCAGAACAGGACTAGAAGAGTGCTGAGTGAGAAACTTCTGTATGTAGAGAACACAGACAACACTTAGCCATTCATTCAGAGGTCAGAtctttttgtgctttcagaTCTTAACTTTGAATATCAGGCTATTGccattttctgtctcttgcCTAGCAAATATTTCACTGTTCAGTGAACCAGTGAACAGTAGGAACAGCTTCAACAAGAGCAGGCGAGTGCAGCCCAGCATGTCTTACAGCCTAGTAATTAAAACCAGGTACTCTTGGAAGATAATAAATTCATTTCTCCCCAAGCAGAGGAAAATTCTGAAATCTTAGCCATTGTGTAAAAGGGTTGCTTCAGCTCTTTGCATTTAGTGACATACCGTTGGCTTAGGTGTTGAGAGGGTTTTCAGCCATGAGCTGTGAGTGACCATGTCTTCTTGCAATCTAGAGATAAGCATCTGTATTCCTTGAAAGACATAGGTCTGAGATCCTCCTGAATTTCCAGTAAGAACCTTTAGGTATTTCTCAGATCAGCAGCTAAAAGTCAggccttccctttctttttagtCATAAACCAGTCAGTTCAATCATTCTTGCTCTCTTTCAGATCCTGtccatctttatttttctatacaGAGTCTCACAAGTTGTAACAGCTTCTGCAGTAGGAATGAAACATTCCTCTTCCAAATGCCCTGTAAGCTAGTGCTCTGTTTGCTTCAGCTTCTGTTACCGTTCCTGCTGGGGGCTGTAACAGACCCACATCACTGGAGCGTGGAGGCCCGACTGAAATGCACAGTCCATAGAGACACTCCACTTTGACTGTATCCCATGATGTGGAATCGTATGAAACACCGTCTCATGGCAGTGGAGGAGCTAAAGCTTCATATGGCCTCCTAGTGAAAAAGTGCCTGACAGGGAACAAGCACTGATTAAAGTGCTGTGTATCTCCTCGGCTCCCTTCTGGCCTCTGAGGCCAAGAGAAGTTCAAATTCAAATGTCACTCACAACTGTGGGAGTCACTGATGCGAGAGGAGAAGTGAGGACCTCCAGGTACAATCGAATTACTTCCCACAGGTTGAGCCACAATATTCTTACAGCTTTATATTGTCCAACTACCATGAACCTAGTTTACTTGACCAAGGTATGgtgtatgtctgtgtgtgtgtagacAGAACAAATGCCCATTTTAGATTCTGAATATCATCCCTaccaatattttttcattttttattgtctaACAGGTAATCAGAATCTGTGTTGTTGCAGTAGAAAAATTTGGTcttatctatttttaaagcattttcagtttcaaaatactgtgaaacgtgggggttttgtttcagCAGTGATTGTAAGATGGCTTTGAATGTACTGTTCTTGATAGGGCAAGCTGTAGTGATTTCATGAGGAAAAGGTGTTGTATTACAGCAGTAGTTGCCTACGGCCATTATATGTGGAAGATAAAATGTTGGTGAAGCCGTGTCTTACCCCTCCTCGTCTCTTCACAATGCACACAACTCATCAGTCCTTTTCGACGAGGATAGATCTGCCTCCTGTTCCCAGACTACAGCCAACTCATGCAGGCAAAGAGCTGAGCATCAATAATGCTCAAAATGCTACTTCTGCTCTGTCTGTGCCTTTCAGGCACGGAGAGCTGTACCTCAAGCCATATCATAACCTTGAGCCTCTTGTCCTTGATGAGCTTTCTGTGCATTCAAAATTTCCAGTGATTGTGTACGGGGAACATTATGTCTCCTTTAGTTAAAACTGTAATTTCTAAGACCTTTTCATTTAGGGTAAGTCCAGactatttttatcctttctcttgttctttctttcccttcatctCTGCTGAATGCATGCAGATACTAAGGCTCTCCGAAGCAGAGCAGAAGTCTGGGAATATCCTCTAGCAGttcaaggaaagaaattctgaCCCAATTCAAGTATTTTCAGGGTGACTAATACCATCccatcagaagaaaattagttGTTGTCACTGTGTTTGTACCTTCTGTGCAACTGATCTTCCAGTATACTTCATGAAGGGCAAAATGGtcactttattttgtattttacttgtcttttctgtaggagtgaaaatggaagaatttcTCCCGCCCGGTGCTAGTCTGAAATGCACAGTTTGTACTTACACTGCAGACTCAGTGATTAACTTTCATCAGCACCTGTTCTCGCATCTTACTCAAGCTGCCTTTAGATGCAATCACTGCCATTTTGGCTTCCAAACTCAGAGGGAGCTACTGCAGCACCAAGAGTTACATGTCTCTGGCAACAAAATTCAGAGAGAAAGTGACATTGAACACTCTCCAAGTGGAAACGAAGAAGGTTTACAGCCAGCAACGGACCTGTTGAGCAGAAATGATGTTCCCCAGAGCCAAAAGACCATGCAGACTAAAGATGCAAGTTCTGATACAGAGCTtgataaatgtgaaaaaaaggcTCCACTTTTCCTTCCAAACCAGAGGCCAGAAACCCAGCCTGCAACAAATAAGCAGAGTTTTTCAtacactaaaataaaatctgaaccATCCAGTCCAAGACTTGCTTCATCACCAGTTCAGCCTAATATTGGTCCTTCTTTCCCAATGGgaccttttctttcccagtttgCTTTTCCCCAAGACATCACTGTGGTTCCTCAGGCTTCAGAGATATTAGCCAAAATGTCTGAACTGGTCCATCGAAGACTGAGGCATGGAAGTAGCAATTATCCTCCTGTAATTTACAGTCCTTTGATGCCCAAAGGGGCTACATGTTTTGAGTGTAACATAACATTCAATAATTTGGACAACTACTTGGTACACAAAAAGCATTACTGCAGCAGCCGATGGCAGCAGATGGCAAAGTCACCAGATTTTTCCAGTGTTCCAGAAAAAATGCCAGAAGCTGTAAGTCCCAGTAACGGTCAAAGCTCAATAAACATCCTGAATGCAGCTCCTCACACATCAGATCCAGAGAATCAGCTTCTGCAGACATCTTGCATAAACTCTTCCAATGTTTTAGATTTGATCGGGCCAAACAATAAAAGTCATGAAAAAGACTTTACAGCACAATCTAAGAAGTTGTCAGCTGCAAGCAGTGGCGATGAGAAGATAAACGGAAAACCTTCTGATGTGAAGAATCCCAATGCTCCTTTAGTAGAAGGGGAGAGTGACCCTAACAAGACCACATGTGAAGCTTGTAATATTACTTTCAGCAGACATGAAACGTACATGGTCCACAAGCAGTATTACTGTGCCACTCGCCATGATCCCCCACTGAAGAGGTCCGCTTCCAACAAAGTGCCTGCCATGCAGAGAACAATGCGTACCCGGAAGCGAAGGAAGATGTATGAGATGTGCCTACCAGAGCAAGAGCAGAGGCCACCGCTAGTTCAACAGCGATTTCTAGAAGTGGCTAATCTTGGCAATCCTTGTACATCTACTCAAGAGTCAACAGAGGGCCTTGGAGAATGTTACCATCCACGATGTGATATCTTTCCAGGAATAGTCTCAAAGCATCTGGAAACATCACTCTCTATTAACAAGTGCGTTCCAGTTTCAAAGTGTGATACTCCCCACTCCACTGTGTCTTGCTTGGAGATGGATGTGCCAATAGATCTCAGTAAAAAATGCTTACCCCCGTCAGAGAGGACATCCACTTCTCCCAAAAGGCTGCTGGACTACCATGAGTGCACAGTATGCAAGATCAGTTTTAACAAGGTAGAGAACTACCTGGCTCACAAGCAGAATTTTTGCCCTGTCACTGCCCATCAGCGTAACGACCTGGGACAACTTGACAATAAGGTGTTTCAAAACccagaaagtgaaagaaacagCCCAGATGTCAGTTACGAAAGAAGCATAATCAAATGTGAGAAAAATGGAAACTCAAAACAGTCCTCTCCTAATGGAAACTTATTTTCCACACACTTAGCAACACTTCAAGGACTAAAAGTCTTTAGTGAAGCAGCCCAGCTTATTgctacaaaagaagaaaacaaacatttgtttcttcCACAATGCCTTTACCCTGGAGCAATAAAGAAAGCTAAAGGAGCAGATCAGCTGTCTCCATATTATGGAATAAAGCCAAGTGATTACATTTCTGGTTCTCTTGTCATTCATAATACTGATTTAGATCaaagcacaaatacagaaagTGAATCTCCTAAAGGCCAGGCGCCTTCAAATGGATGTGCTGTGCAGAAGAAAGAGTCTCTTCCGCTATTGCCGAAAAACCGAGGCATGGTAATAGTTAATGGGGGACTAAAACAGGAGGAAAGACCTGCCACAAACCCACAGCAAGAGAACATTTCCCAGAATCCTCCACATGAAGATGGGCACAAGTCTCCTTCTTGGATCTCTGAGAATCCCTTAACTGCCAATGAAAATGTCTCTCCAGCAATTCCTACAGCAGAGGAACAGTTGTCTAGTATAGCTAAAGGCGTGAATGGTTCTACCCAGGCCCCAACCAGTGGAAAGTATTGCCGACTGTGTGACATCCAGTTCAACAATCTTTCAAACTTTATAACTCATAAGAAGTTTTATTGCTCGTCACATGCAGCAGAACATGTCAAATGAAACAATCGGTCACCTTTGGTACCTGTGTTTAGCATATTGTTCCATACAGTCTAAAGAAAGCTGTTTGAATTACATCTGGACAATCAGGAGATTTCACTATTGCTGAGTTGAAGACTTAAAGGTGTAATTTCATTACAGTCCATTAGTAAAGTGTATTATTGGtgccattttcaaaaatattaatttattttaccaGCAGTATTCATAGCTGtagttatgttattttttatttaaaaactttataTTAAAGTCATTTGTAATGTTATTGTATAGTTATTGTGTAGCACATATGGTTTGCACTGTATAgtagattttaaagaaaatagtcgcaaacaatacagaaaagcattttagaaataGCTTCAAAAGCACTTGTgtatcctgattttttttcttatatgctGTTGCAGATATATGTATATGCTAAAATATAACTTGCAAAGAAGTTTCAACTATGCTGTAAAGTTCGCcttaaaatttcaattttttgaaCAATTGGGCTCAGTTTGCACTTTATATTTTAGCAGATACAGTACCTTAGTCATTAGGCTTTGCATTTGTATGTAGCAGTATGTTTCTGTCCACTTTCTTAATCTGAAACGTACGTTAAATGAAgatggcaatttttttc encodes the following:
- the ZFPM2 gene encoding zinc finger protein ZFPM2 isoform X4, producing the protein MDLNNNTLKTKASVPMALTAGPKWLLDVTWQGVEDNKNNCIVYSKGGQLWCTTTKAISEGEELIAFVVDFDSRLQAASQMTLTEGMYPARLLDSIQLLPQQAAMASILPTAIVNKDIFPCKSCGIWYRSERNLQAHLMYYCSGRQREGPQLSEENEDSSQQISSVCPFPQCTKSFSNARALEMHLNSHSGVKMEEFLPPGASLKCTVCTYTADSVINFHQHLFSHLTQAAFRCNHCHFGFQTQRELLQHQELHVSGNKIQRESDIEHSPSGNEEGLQPATDLLSRNDVPQSQKTMQTKDASSDTELDKCEKKAPLFLPNQRPETQPATNKQSFSYTKIKSEPSSPRLASSPVQPNIGPSFPMGPFLSQFAFPQDITVVPQASEILAKMSELVHRRLRHGSSNYPPVIYSPLMPKGATCFECNITFNNLDNYLVHKKHYCSSRWQQMAKSPDFSSVPEKMPEAVSPSNGQSSINILNAAPHTSDPENQLLQTSCINSSNVLDLIGPNNKSHEKDFTAQSKKLSAASSGDEKINGKPSDVKNPNAPLVEGESDPNKTTCEACNITFSRHETYMVHKQYYCATRHDPPLKRSASNKVPAMQRTMRTRKRRKMYEMCLPEQEQRPPLVQQRFLEVANLGNPCTSTQESTEGLGECYHPRCDIFPGIVSKHLETSLSINKCVPVSKCDTPHSTVSCLEMDVPIDLSKKCLPPSERTSTSPKRLLDYHECTVCKISFNKVENYLAHKQNFCPVTAHQRNDLGQLDNKVFQNPESERNSPDVSYERSIIKCEKNGNSKQSSPNGNLFSTHLATLQGLKVFSEAAQLIATKEENKHLFLPQCLYPGAIKKAKGADQLSPYYGIKPSDYISGSLVIHNTDLDQSTNTESESPKGQAPSNGCAVQKKESLPLLPKNRGMVIVNGGLKQEERPATNPQQENISQNPPHEDGHKSPSWISENPLTANENVSPAIPTAEEQLSSIAKGVNGSTQAPTSGKYCRLCDIQFNNLSNFITHKKFYCSSHAAEHVK